The window AATTTACAGAGAATGAGGGAATTAGCCGTCCAGGCATCCAATGGAACAGTAACGGATCAAGAGAGGCAAATGATTCAAAGGGAAATCAGTCAAATTATTGATGAGATCGAGGCCGTTGCAGACAATACCGAGTTTAATGGGAAAAAACTGCTGAATGGACCCAATGTACAAATTACTCCCGGTGAAACAACCGTAGTTGCCAAAACCGAGGTGATTACCCCAGCAATCGGGGTTATTGGAGTTTATATATTAGACTATACTCAGAATCTATCCAGCACCCTGGCATTTGGCTTGGAAGCCTCTCCAGCCAATACCCATTCAAATGCTATGTTTTCGTTTTCAAATCCTCCGGTTAAACCCAATTATATCTATAGCCCGCTGGGGACAGATACCCAATCCACCTTGGAAAATTTAGTAGCGACATTTAATAGTATCAAGAATGACACCAGTGGAGATCCGGATATTACTTTACACAAAAATTTTATAAATGATAATAACATACAAATTCGCCTTTATGGAATGGATGTTATCGTTTTAACCGCCGATACAGAGATATATTTTAATCAGATGCCCGCAGGCCCGGACGGCAGTAGGCTAATGTCCGGCTGCTGGTGGGCCGTTGCGGGATATACGGTGGATTTTACATATCATGAATTACAAACAACACCGTCAGAGATAAACATAATGGATACAATTTTGCAAGTCGGGCCCAATTCCCAGGATATATTTAAAATTGCCTTGCCGAATGCTAAAACCTCACAAATCGGCATAAATAATATTGATGTTACAAATCAGTCTAATGCAGAACAGGCAATTTCAATGATTGATCAGGCAATCGATACAATCTTAGCTGAACGTTCTAAATTTGGTGCCTATCAAAATGCATTAGAACATATTTTGAGAAATGTAGCAAATAGTAGTGAAAATCTAACTTCGGCTGAATCTAGAGTCCGGGATGCAGATATGGCAAAAGAAATGATGGGATTCTTAAAAGAGAGCATTCTTCTTGAGGCTTCTCAAGCGTTATTACAACAAGCCAATCAATCACAAGATCGTATACTAAATTTACTTAAATCATAATCGATACGATTTTTTCTACAGGGATGGCTATCCAGAACAGAAAGCAACAAGAGCATTTTTAGGATACGATATTTTTTTTGACTTGCTTTACCTCTCCCTTGCCTTCCTCAGGCTAAGTTATCTTGTAAGCTAATACCCACAAATTTCGCCGGTAGAGCCATGCTTGCAACAACAGTAAATACTGGCTCTGCTCAGATCGTCCCCTGCGGGGCCTTCCCACTGCCAATTGACTTTAATTTAAAATGGATAAATAATAAAAAATGACAAATTTATGAAATTAAAAGGGTGTATCCATAATTATCGCGAAGATAATCATTCTTAATAACAAAAGTGGCATAAAGGAAGGGCTCCATGATTACTTGCTTACATCAGCTATATAACTTCGGTCGTTTCATCAACACTTTACCGACAGCCATCGTATTTGTAAATGACAAGGGGGATATAGTCAAATGTAATGAAAGATTTACAAGCTATTTTCCAGATTTAAAGGGGGAAGATTTGATCGGAAAACCAGCTAGTGGCTCTGAAGAATTATTGGGTGCGCAGATTGCCCGGGTATTAAAGGGGGAAGAGGTATATGCCCAATTTATCCTTTGGCAGGGCAGAGAATTTTTAACCAATGCCTTTCCCTTAAAAGATTGGGAAACCGGTGCAATTCCAGGAGCAATTATTATTTTTCAAGATATAACCAGTGAAATGAGCTACCAAAGGGAAACGTATCGTTTAGCCAATTTGCAGAATATTGCCAAGGAACGTACCTACGCACTAAATCAGGAAATCTCCTTGCGACAACAAATTGAAAAAAAATTATTGAATTTAAATAAAAAAGTTTCCGGTATGCTTGAAGGGATCAAGAATGGATATATGACATTGGATCAAACGTTCCGGTTCATTTATGTAAATAAAGAGGCGGAGAGATTTATTGAATTACCCAAAGAAGAACTCATTGGGCATTCCATGTGGGATAAGCTTCCAACGGAGTTGGGGTTAAAATATTACAATGAATATCACCGGGCACTGCAGGAACAAACGGTTGTACATTTTGAGGCTTTTTTATTAAACGGTCCCAAATGGGCTGAAGTATATCTTTATCCTTCCCAAGAGGGATTATCCATTTGTTTGAATGATATAACCAAACAAAAATATACAGAGGAAAAATTGCGGGAAAGTAAAGAAGGGTTTCAAGCCTTATTTAATCATAGTTTGGATGGAATTATTTTAAATGATGCTGACGGGAGAATTATCGCCGCGAACCCTTCCGCATGCAAGATGTTTGGGCGAACGGAAAAAGAAATGCGTCAAATGAACCGGGCTGAAATCATTGACTTAACCGACCCGAGAGTATTGGCCCTGGCTAAGCAGCGGGAACATCAGGACCAATTTAGCAAAGAAATCAATTTAATGCGAAAAAATGGTGCAATATTTTCGGGTAAAGTTACTTCCACTATTTTTAGAGGAGAAAATAACCAGTTATTATCATGTTTAATCATTCGCGATATAACTAAGAATAAAAAATTTGAGCAGGAGATGTCCCGGCTGGATCGCCTTAACTTGATTGGCGAAATGGCAGCGGGAATTGGTCACGAGGTAAGAAATCCCATGACCACCGTTAGGGGATTTTTACAAATGTTGAAGGGCAAGGAGCGGTATGCCGGGGACCAGGAATATTTTGATTTAATGATTAGTGAGTTAGATAGAGCCAATTCCATCATTACAGAGTTTCTTTCCGTTTCCAAAAGTACATCCAATCATTTTGAGATAAAAAGCCTAAATGATATTATTGAAGAGATTTATCCGCTTATTCAGGCAAATGCCTTAAATCATAATAAAAATATAAAATTTAATCCTGGGAATATTGTAAGTTTTACCTTGATTGAAAAAGAGATTCGCCAAATGATTCTAAATTTTGTTAACAACGGTTTAGAATCAATGGAATCTGGCGGATTAATCACCCTATCAACCTATATGGATCAAGGAGAAATTGTCCTGGAAATAAAAGATCAAGGGACCGGGATTGAACCAGGGGTTTTGGATAAAATAGGAACTCCCTTTGTGACCACAAAGGTGAATGGAACCGGACTGGGTCTGGCCGTTTGTTACAACATTGCCGCCCGCCATAAAGCAACCATTGAAATTCAAACGGGATCAAAAGGAACAACCTTTTTTGTAAGGTTTAAAATAAATTAAAGAAACCCTTTATGAACAAGAAGCCGTATTGCGCCCACTACAAGTAAGAAAAAATGCATGATTTATTTTAATAAAAACAATCATAGTTTTCCCCACCGGTGCATACAATTATTGAGTAGCCATTTTTGAGCAAAGGGGGGAAACAATGAATAAAGAATTAATTAATGAAATATTGGACAGCATTGGGTTGGAGAGCATCCTTTTGGATAAGGAGCAAAGAATTTATCCGGAGGATGGCCTGGTTCAGAGAAGCATGGAGTAAAACCGGGAGTCCCTTGATGGGTCCCGGTTATATTTTTGGTAAGAGAAGAAAATGAAAACCACCCTAAAATTGGGTGGTGCCAGAATCATTATAAAGACTTATTTAAAGTAGTGGATGGAGCATCCCGGCGTAGTTTGCGGGGGCTCCTTGGAGCTAGGCAGCAAGCATTGCCTGCGGCGGCATTGCGGATGGTTTCCGCGGTGGATTTAAGCGTTGTACAGAGATGCGGTGAAATTTCTATATTTAATTTTGAATGGCGCATGGTATAGCGTGTATTGGCCGGACATCCCTTGCATTTATCAGCTTGTTTCTTCATGAAATCCAACTGATGGGATGTGGGGCGAATATAACCTCTTTCACAATGTTCAAAAAAGTCTTTAATTCCCAGTGGGTCATCTTCAACAGGACAGTTGCAAACAATTTCCACTGAATCAGGCTTCGCGTTCATATGAGAGGTGACTAACTCACAAACAGACATCCCCAAAGTACCTTTGGCTTTTAACGGGCAGGAACAATTACTGCAAGACTCAAAATTTTTCTCCCCGCAGGTCTTTCGGATATCAACTACCTCTCTGAAATTATTCACTCGTATCATATATACCTCCATGATTGGTCAACAACAAAGTAGTTGTAAGCCCGCCTCCAGGTGAAAAAAACCCATTCCTGGAAATTAACCTAGATTGACAACATTCGACAGTGCGTTAAAAAATCCTTTTAATTCATTCTAACATTTTTGAAGTTTTTTAAATAGCTACAAAAATCATATTTAAATTATAAAGAATTTTTAATGAAATTCAAATGTTTAAACTATTTGCTATCGGGCTTATAACGGCTTACCCATTCCATTGGGGATGAGTGACAAGACAAGCCATTGTCATTAAAATAGAACATGTAGTAAAGAAAGGAGAAAATTTAAGGATGGGTTAAGGTCCTTTCAACCGGATTAAGGGGTGGATACCGATGAATATTTTGCTGGTGGACGATGATCAGGATAGTAGAGCCTGTGTCGGTAATTTTTTAAGGGA is drawn from Desulforamulus ruminis DSM 2154 and contains these coding sequences:
- a CDS encoding flagellin, with the protein product MIIQHNLSALNTYNHFNKANMFLSKAAEKLSSGLRINQACDDAAGLAISEKMRAQIRGLYQAQRNIQDGISLIQTVEGALAEIENSNLQRMRELAVQASNGTVTDQERQMIQREISQIIDEIEAVADNTEFNGKKLLNGPNVQITPGETTVVAKTEVITPAIGVIGVYILDYTQNLSSTLAFGLEASPANTHSNAMFSFSNPPVKPNYIYSPLGTDTQSTLENLVATFNSIKNDTSGDPDITLHKNFINDNNIQIRLYGMDVIVLTADTEIYFNQMPAGPDGSRLMSGCWWAVAGYTVDFTYHELQTTPSEINIMDTILQVGPNSQDIFKIALPNAKTSQIGINNIDVTNQSNAEQAISMIDQAIDTILAERSKFGAYQNALEHILRNVANSSENLTSAESRVRDADMAKEMMGFLKESILLEASQALLQQANQSQDRILNLLKS
- a CDS encoding PAS domain S-box protein, coding for MITCLHQLYNFGRFINTLPTAIVFVNDKGDIVKCNERFTSYFPDLKGEDLIGKPASGSEELLGAQIARVLKGEEVYAQFILWQGREFLTNAFPLKDWETGAIPGAIIIFQDITSEMSYQRETYRLANLQNIAKERTYALNQEISLRQQIEKKLLNLNKKVSGMLEGIKNGYMTLDQTFRFIYVNKEAERFIELPKEELIGHSMWDKLPTELGLKYYNEYHRALQEQTVVHFEAFLLNGPKWAEVYLYPSQEGLSICLNDITKQKYTEEKLRESKEGFQALFNHSLDGIILNDADGRIIAANPSACKMFGRTEKEMRQMNRAEIIDLTDPRVLALAKQREHQDQFSKEINLMRKNGAIFSGKVTSTIFRGENNQLLSCLIIRDITKNKKFEQEMSRLDRLNLIGEMAAGIGHEVRNPMTTVRGFLQMLKGKERYAGDQEYFDLMISELDRANSIITEFLSVSKSTSNHFEIKSLNDIIEEIYPLIQANALNHNKNIKFNPGNIVSFTLIEKEIRQMILNFVNNGLESMESGGLITLSTYMDQGEIVLEIKDQGTGIEPGVLDKIGTPFVTTKVNGTGLGLAVCYNIAARHKATIEIQTGSKGTTFFVRFKIN